Proteins encoded together in one Impatiens glandulifera chromosome 1, dImpGla2.1, whole genome shotgun sequence window:
- the LOC124920791 gene encoding eukaryotic translation initiation factor 3 subunit J-like: MDDWEDEPVSPVIKKEQQRNAWDDEDVDEDGIKDSWEDEEEPTPVPAPVVPPAEKVPKKSTAKATNKKGKAVVEVEKEESLDPVAEKLRQQRLVEEADYKSTVQLFAKKVDEKSLDSFIPKSENDFLEYAELISHKLRPYEKSYHYIRLLKAVMRLSMSDLKAENSKEVASSVNTIANEKLKAEKEANAGKKKTGAKKKQLQVQKVDDETIVEGYDDGYDDYDFM, encoded by the exons ATGGACGACTGGG AAGACGAACCTGTTTCACCTGTTATTAAAAAGGAGCAACAAAGAAATGCGTGGGATGACGAAGATGTGGATGAAGATGGTATAAAGGATTCTTGGGAGGATGAGGAGGAGCCTACTCCA GTGCCTGCACCTGTTGTACCTCCTGCTGAGAAGGTCCCAAAAAAATCAACTGCAAAGGCTACTAACAAAAAAGGGAAAGCTGTAGTTGAAGTAGAAAAGGAAGAATCACTTGATCCCGTGGCAGAAAAGCTTCGCCAACAAAG GCTTGTGGAGGAAGCTGATTACAAGTCTACTGTGCAGTTGTTTGCTAAAAAAGTCGATGAGAAGAGTCTTGATAGTTTCATCCCGAAATCTGAAAATGACTTTTTAGAGTATGCAGAACTCATTTCTCACAAGTTACGTCCTTACGAG AAAAGCTACCATTACATCCGGTTGCTTAAAGCTGTAATGAGATTGTCAATGAGTGACTTGAAAGCTGAAAACTCTAAGGAGGTTGCTTCTTCTGTTAATACAATTGCAAATGAAAAACTTAAAGCTGAAAAGGAAGCCAATGCTGGTAAAAAGAAGACAG GTGCCAAGAAGAAACAACTGCAAGTTCAAAAGGTAGATGACGAAACGATTGTTGAAGGATATGATGATGGGTACGATGATTACGACTTCATGTGA
- the LOC124920792 gene encoding centromere protein V, whose translation MEDESKLVVVHKGGCHCRKVRWEVKAADSVVAWNCNCSDCSMRGNTHFIVPSEMFNLIGDSEQFLTTYTFGTHTAKHKFCKVCGITSFYIPRSNPDGIAVTFRCVDPGTLAHVEIKKFDGNNWEGSYVKTGIASCSNLNS comes from the coding sequence ATGGAAGATGAGTCGAAGCTAGTAGTAGTTCATAAAGGGGGATGCCATTGCAGGAAAGTTCGATGGGAAGTGAAAGCAGCTGATAGTGTTGTAGCTTGGAACTGCAATTGTTCTGATTGTTCCATGAGGGGAAACACCCATTTCATTGTTCCATCAGAAATGTTTAATCTGATCGGAGATTCTGAACAGTTCCTAACAACCTACACATTTGGAACTCACACAGCTAAACATAAATTCTGTAAAGTATGCGGGATAACCTCATTCTACATCCCGCGATCGAACCCAGATGGGATTGCTGTTACATTCAGGTGTGTAGATCCTGGAACTCTGGCTCATGTTGAGATTAAGAAGTTTGATGGAAACAATTGGGAGGGATCATATGTTAAGACTGGTATTGCATCATGTTCGAATCTGAATTCTTAA
- the LOC124921868 gene encoding uncharacterized protein LOC124921868 isoform X1, whose amino-acid sequence MSFRQSAVRFLREVRIPGRAMKAFSWRSLSSPPMHVGEREVLCQCSYGGRSWGKHHRELLPWIYLSAHAAVFLGLNASPAFAEDVSVELSPENDVNGLRRIEDGSVISNEHTSKWRVFTDTGRDLFLQGKLDKAEKLFLSALEEAKMGFGEGDPHVASACNNLAELYRLKKSFEKAEPLYMDAIKILENSFGPEDVRVAVAYHNLGQFYLVRRKLEEAHQCYERALKIKRRVLGHGHPDYADTMYHLGTVFYLQGKEKDAEALIQESIVILEEAGQGESISCMRRLRFLAQMYAKSGRLAEAENIQRKILHLMELSKGWNSLDTVTAAESLALTIQSIGKLLEARELLDRCLEARKTLLPEEHVQIAGNMLHISRVQMLQSSLLRKTNISEALAELDKAKGYLCNSIRIAKLILYKSKKEGGGQQSYGLSRRGATKDVHVALVILLQAYNALAQLEIEKQELLQIEGGDKPSSIPEAESALRQCISSFKEFVTMEVSPEVKLEYVSCMKRLLALIDDYGTARHSQEKTQLQDEIRRVERDNSMDQKRKP is encoded by the exons aTGTCTTTCCGGCAATCAGCGGTGCGTTTCCTGAGAGAAGTAAGAATTCCTGGTCGGGCAATGAAAGCATTTTCTTGGCGAAGTCTGTCCAGTCCACCGATGCATGTTG GTGAAAGAGAGGTTCTTTGTCAATGTTCTTATGGAGGTCGTTCTTGGGGAAAGCATCACAGGGAGCTTTTGCCTTGGATATATCTGTCTGCACATGCTG CGGTATTTCTTGGTTTAAATGCTAGCCCAGCATTTGCTGAAGATGTTTCCGTTGAACTAAGCCCCGAGAATGATGTCAATGGATTACGCAGAATTGAAGATGGCTCTGTAATCTCAAATGAACATACGTCAAAATGGAGGGTTTTTACTGATACCGGAAGAGACCTGTTCTTGCAG GGAAAACTAGATAAAGCTGAAAAATTGTTTCTATCTGCACTAGAAGAAGCTAAAATGGGATTTGGTGAAGGGGATCCTCATGTTGCATCTGCCTGCAACAATCTG GCAGAATTATACCGTCTTAAGAAGTCTTTCGAGAAAGCagaaccattatatatggatgCAATAAAAATACTTGAAAATTCATTTGGGCCAGAAGATGTACG AGTTGCGGTTGCCTATCACAACCTAGGCCAGTTCTATCTTGTACGGCGAAAATTGGAAGAAGCTCATCAATGCTATGAG CGTGCTTTGAAG ATAAAGAGGCGTGTTCTTGGACATGGACACCCAGATTATGCAGACACAATGTATCATCTTGGAACG GTCTTTTATCTCCAAGGGAAAGAGAAAGATGCTGAGGCCCTTATACAAGAGTCTATTGTGATACTAGAG GAAGCTGGTCAAGGGGAATCAATCAGTTGCATGAGGAGACTTCGTTTTCTTGCCCAG ATGTATGCAAAGTCAGGTCGTCTAGCAGAGGCCGAGAATATACAAAGAAAGATTCTGCATCTTATGGAATTATCAAAG GGATGGAATTCTTTGGACACTGTAACTGCTGCTGAAAGCCTTGCCTTGACCATTCAATCAATTGGGAAATTACTAGAAGCAAGGGAACTTCTAGATAG ATGTCTTGAGGCTCGGAAAACCCTACTTCCTGAAGAGCATGTGCAG ATAGCTGGAAACATGCTTCATATCTCTAGGGTGCAAATGCTACAATCGAGCCTGTTaaggaaaacaaatatttcGGAAGCACTTGCTGAGCTTGACAAAGCAAAGGGTTACCTATGCAATTCAATAAG GATAGCTAAGCTAATTCTTTATAAATCCAAAAAGGAAGGTGGGGGGCAACAATCTTATGGGTTATCTAGAAGAGGAGCCACAAAGGATGTGCATGTAGCATTGGTTATACTG TTGCAGGCATACAATGCCCTTGCACAGTTGGAGATCGAAAAACAGGAATTACTGCAAATTGAG GGTGGTGATAAGCCTTCCTCCATTCCAGAGGCTGAAAGTGCTCTACGACAATGCATATCCTCATTCAAGGAG TTTGTGACAATGGAAGTATCTCCTGAAGTAAAGTTGGAGTATGTATCATGTATGAAACGTCTCTTAGCTCTTATAGACGATTATGGAACCGCCCGCCATTCACAAGAAAAAACTCAGCTGCAAGATGAGATAAGACGTGTCGAGAGAGACAACTCGATGGACCAAAAGCGCAAACCATAA
- the LOC124921868 gene encoding uncharacterized protein LOC124921868 isoform X2, with the protein MSFRQSAVRFLREVRIPGRAMKAFSWRSLSSPPMHVGEREVLCQCSYGGRSWGKHHRELLPWIYLSAHAAVFLGLNASPAFAEDVSVELSPENDVNGLRRIEDGSVISNEHTSKWRVFTDTGRDLFLQGKLDKAEKLFLSALEEAKMGFGEGDPHVASACNNLAELYRLKKSFEKAEPLYMDAIKILENSFGPEDVRVAVAYHNLGQFYLVRRKLEEAHQCYEVFYLQGKEKDAEALIQESIVILEEAGQGESISCMRRLRFLAQMYAKSGRLAEAENIQRKILHLMELSKGWNSLDTVTAAESLALTIQSIGKLLEARELLDRCLEARKTLLPEEHVQIAGNMLHISRVQMLQSSLLRKTNISEALAELDKAKGYLCNSIRIAKLILYKSKKEGGGQQSYGLSRRGATKDVHVALVILLQAYNALAQLEIEKQELLQIEGGDKPSSIPEAESALRQCISSFKEFVTMEVSPEVKLEYVSCMKRLLALIDDYGTARHSQEKTQLQDEIRRVERDNSMDQKRKP; encoded by the exons aTGTCTTTCCGGCAATCAGCGGTGCGTTTCCTGAGAGAAGTAAGAATTCCTGGTCGGGCAATGAAAGCATTTTCTTGGCGAAGTCTGTCCAGTCCACCGATGCATGTTG GTGAAAGAGAGGTTCTTTGTCAATGTTCTTATGGAGGTCGTTCTTGGGGAAAGCATCACAGGGAGCTTTTGCCTTGGATATATCTGTCTGCACATGCTG CGGTATTTCTTGGTTTAAATGCTAGCCCAGCATTTGCTGAAGATGTTTCCGTTGAACTAAGCCCCGAGAATGATGTCAATGGATTACGCAGAATTGAAGATGGCTCTGTAATCTCAAATGAACATACGTCAAAATGGAGGGTTTTTACTGATACCGGAAGAGACCTGTTCTTGCAG GGAAAACTAGATAAAGCTGAAAAATTGTTTCTATCTGCACTAGAAGAAGCTAAAATGGGATTTGGTGAAGGGGATCCTCATGTTGCATCTGCCTGCAACAATCTG GCAGAATTATACCGTCTTAAGAAGTCTTTCGAGAAAGCagaaccattatatatggatgCAATAAAAATACTTGAAAATTCATTTGGGCCAGAAGATGTACG AGTTGCGGTTGCCTATCACAACCTAGGCCAGTTCTATCTTGTACGGCGAAAATTGGAAGAAGCTCATCAATGCTATGAG GTCTTTTATCTCCAAGGGAAAGAGAAAGATGCTGAGGCCCTTATACAAGAGTCTATTGTGATACTAGAG GAAGCTGGTCAAGGGGAATCAATCAGTTGCATGAGGAGACTTCGTTTTCTTGCCCAG ATGTATGCAAAGTCAGGTCGTCTAGCAGAGGCCGAGAATATACAAAGAAAGATTCTGCATCTTATGGAATTATCAAAG GGATGGAATTCTTTGGACACTGTAACTGCTGCTGAAAGCCTTGCCTTGACCATTCAATCAATTGGGAAATTACTAGAAGCAAGGGAACTTCTAGATAG ATGTCTTGAGGCTCGGAAAACCCTACTTCCTGAAGAGCATGTGCAG ATAGCTGGAAACATGCTTCATATCTCTAGGGTGCAAATGCTACAATCGAGCCTGTTaaggaaaacaaatatttcGGAAGCACTTGCTGAGCTTGACAAAGCAAAGGGTTACCTATGCAATTCAATAAG GATAGCTAAGCTAATTCTTTATAAATCCAAAAAGGAAGGTGGGGGGCAACAATCTTATGGGTTATCTAGAAGAGGAGCCACAAAGGATGTGCATGTAGCATTGGTTATACTG TTGCAGGCATACAATGCCCTTGCACAGTTGGAGATCGAAAAACAGGAATTACTGCAAATTGAG GGTGGTGATAAGCCTTCCTCCATTCCAGAGGCTGAAAGTGCTCTACGACAATGCATATCCTCATTCAAGGAG TTTGTGACAATGGAAGTATCTCCTGAAGTAAAGTTGGAGTATGTATCATGTATGAAACGTCTCTTAGCTCTTATAGACGATTATGGAACCGCCCGCCATTCACAAGAAAAAACTCAGCTGCAAGATGAGATAAGACGTGTCGAGAGAGACAACTCGATGGACCAAAAGCGCAAACCATAA
- the LOC124921868 gene encoding kinesin light chain 3 isoform X3, which produces MSFRQSAVRFLREVRIPGRAMKAFSWRSLSSPPMHVGEREVLCQCSYGGRSWGKHHRELLPWIYLSAHAAVFLGLNASPAFAEDVSVELSPENDVNGLRRIEDGSVISNEHTSKWRVFTDTGRDLFLQGKLDKAEKLFLSALEEAKMGFGEGDPHVASACNNLAELYRLKKSFEKAEPLYMDAIKILENSFGPEDVRVAVAYHNLGQFYLVRRKLEEAHQCYERALKIKRRVLGHGHPDYADTMYHLGTVFYLQGKEKDAEALIQESIVILEEAGQGESISCMRRLRFLAQMYAKSGRLAEAENIQRKILHLMELSKGWNSLDTVTAAESLALTIQSIGKLLEARELLDRCLEARKTLLPEEHVQIAGNMLHISRVQMLQSSLLRKTNISEALAELDKAKGYLCNSIRIAKLILYKSKKEGGGQQSYGLSRRGATKDVHVALVILLQAYNALAQLEIEKQELLQIEVGIFMVVISLPPFQRLKVLYDNAYPHSRSL; this is translated from the exons aTGTCTTTCCGGCAATCAGCGGTGCGTTTCCTGAGAGAAGTAAGAATTCCTGGTCGGGCAATGAAAGCATTTTCTTGGCGAAGTCTGTCCAGTCCACCGATGCATGTTG GTGAAAGAGAGGTTCTTTGTCAATGTTCTTATGGAGGTCGTTCTTGGGGAAAGCATCACAGGGAGCTTTTGCCTTGGATATATCTGTCTGCACATGCTG CGGTATTTCTTGGTTTAAATGCTAGCCCAGCATTTGCTGAAGATGTTTCCGTTGAACTAAGCCCCGAGAATGATGTCAATGGATTACGCAGAATTGAAGATGGCTCTGTAATCTCAAATGAACATACGTCAAAATGGAGGGTTTTTACTGATACCGGAAGAGACCTGTTCTTGCAG GGAAAACTAGATAAAGCTGAAAAATTGTTTCTATCTGCACTAGAAGAAGCTAAAATGGGATTTGGTGAAGGGGATCCTCATGTTGCATCTGCCTGCAACAATCTG GCAGAATTATACCGTCTTAAGAAGTCTTTCGAGAAAGCagaaccattatatatggatgCAATAAAAATACTTGAAAATTCATTTGGGCCAGAAGATGTACG AGTTGCGGTTGCCTATCACAACCTAGGCCAGTTCTATCTTGTACGGCGAAAATTGGAAGAAGCTCATCAATGCTATGAG CGTGCTTTGAAG ATAAAGAGGCGTGTTCTTGGACATGGACACCCAGATTATGCAGACACAATGTATCATCTTGGAACG GTCTTTTATCTCCAAGGGAAAGAGAAAGATGCTGAGGCCCTTATACAAGAGTCTATTGTGATACTAGAG GAAGCTGGTCAAGGGGAATCAATCAGTTGCATGAGGAGACTTCGTTTTCTTGCCCAG ATGTATGCAAAGTCAGGTCGTCTAGCAGAGGCCGAGAATATACAAAGAAAGATTCTGCATCTTATGGAATTATCAAAG GGATGGAATTCTTTGGACACTGTAACTGCTGCTGAAAGCCTTGCCTTGACCATTCAATCAATTGGGAAATTACTAGAAGCAAGGGAACTTCTAGATAG ATGTCTTGAGGCTCGGAAAACCCTACTTCCTGAAGAGCATGTGCAG ATAGCTGGAAACATGCTTCATATCTCTAGGGTGCAAATGCTACAATCGAGCCTGTTaaggaaaacaaatatttcGGAAGCACTTGCTGAGCTTGACAAAGCAAAGGGTTACCTATGCAATTCAATAAG GATAGCTAAGCTAATTCTTTATAAATCCAAAAAGGAAGGTGGGGGGCAACAATCTTATGGGTTATCTAGAAGAGGAGCCACAAAGGATGTGCATGTAGCATTGGTTATACTG TTGCAGGCATACAATGCCCTTGCACAGTTGGAGATCGAAAAACAGGAATTACTGCAAATTGAGGTTGGCATTTTCAT GGTGGTGATAAGCCTTCCTCCATTCCAGAGGCTGAAAGTGCTCTACGACAATGCATATCCTCATTCAAGGAG TTTGTGA